The genomic interval TGCTGATCCATTCCGACACCGGCGAATGGCTGTGGCGCCCCCTGCGCAACCCGCGCCAGGTCGAGGTGTCGCAATTCGCCGACCGGCAGGTCCGCGGCTTCGGCCTGATGCAGCGCGACCGCATCTTCGAGCACTACCAGGACCTCGACCTGAACTACGAGCTGCGGCCGAGCTACTGGGTGGAGCCACGCGAGGGCTTCGCCGATGGCCGGGTCGAGCTGGTCGAGATCCCGACCACCGACGAGACCAACGACAACATCGTCGCCTACTGGGTGCCGAACCGCGCCGTCGACCAGGGGCAGACGCTGACCTTCGCCTATCGCGTCGTCTCGACCATGACGGAGGGCCGGCTGCATCCCGGCGGCTTTGCGCTCAACACGTTCCGCACCAAGCCGATCGCCCTCGGCTCCGGCGAGCAGGCGCCCTCCAATGCCACCCGCTTCATCGTCGATTTCGTCGGTGGCGACCTCGAATATCACCTGAACCATCCGGACACGGTGCAGGTCGTGCCCTCGGCGACCAATGCCCGCATCACCCGGACCTTCCTGATACCGAACCCGCAGACCCGCGGTTTCCGCGCCGGCATCGACGTGGTGGGCGAGGCCGGCCAGACCGCCGACCTGCGCGCCTTCCTGCGCACCGGCACCAAGGCCCTCACCGAGACCTGGACCTTCCCGTGGAAGGTCGAGTGACCGCCTGACGACGCAGAAGCGCCCGGCACAAGGCCGGGCGCTGCGGTCCGATCGGGAGGGACGGGCCGATCAGCCCGCGGGTCGTGGGTTACTCGATGACCTGGACGATGCGGCGGTCGGACGGGTTCACCAGGTAGAGATTGTCGCCGACCACGACGTAGCGGTACTGCGTGATGCCGACCTCGGCCGGGAACGTCCGCAGCTCGACGGCCTCGGGGAGCACAGCGCCACGCGAGACGACGACGCCGTTCGGGAGAACCGTGGCGCGCGGACGCTCGGCCTGCCAGTAGGTGCGGACGGCGCGCTGCTGTTCGACCGAGACGCCGACGCTGCCGGTGACGGAGGTCGGGTCGGGCACGCGCGTCGGGGATTCGCCCGCCTGGGCGAAGGCGGAAGTGCTGGCGGCAAGCGCGATGGCCGAAGCCATGAGGATGGTCTTCATGGGGGAATCCTTGAATTGTCGCAGTGGGATGGCCGCCGGGTGGGGCCTCGCTGCAACAACGTCAGGAACCTGATCGCGTTCCGCCGTGGACTGTGATCATTCCGTGGCAGCGGTCCGGGCGACCAGCCGCTGGTAGATCTGCCCGCCGATGATGGCGACGAGGATCAGGGCAATGTAGCCGCGCACGAGGTTGCTGTGCCAGGCGGCCAGCAGGACCCTCTGGTCGGCGGCGGGCGGCAGTCCCGCCGGCATCAACGCGGTTGCCTCGGCGACCATGCGATGGAACCCGTAGCCCGCCAGCGCCGGCAGGGCGGCGACAACGGCGGCGAGGGCATGGCGGGCGCGACGCGCCCAGTCCTGCCGCCGCAGCGTGATCCACAAGCCGAGGCACCCATGCAGCCAGCCCGGCGCGAGCAGCGCGAGCTGCCAGCCCTCCGCGCCCGACACCGCGAGATTGGCGACGGTGCGGCCATAGGATTGCGGGATGTCGAAGAGGACCTGTGTCATGCGCGTCGCCATGACATGGCCGATGAGCAGCAGCGGCAGCGTCAGGCCCGAGGCGAGGCGGACCACCTCGATCAGCGGCAGCCGCCAGTGGCGGCGAAGGGCGAGCGTGCGCAGCGCCAGCAGGAAGTGAACCGCCGCGGCGCCGTAAAGCACCACGGTGCCCGGCAGGCTGTGCCACACCTTCATGGCGAGGCGCAGACCCGCCTCGGCATGATCGAGCGAGATGATGCCGAGGCTGTGGTTGATGAGGTGGCTGAGGATATAGGCGAAGAGGACGAGCCCGGAGCCGAGTCTCAGGCGCCTGATCGCCCCGTCGCTCACGCCGTCACGCCCTCGAAGCCCTTGCGGATCTTGTCGATCGGCAGGTCGCGGCCGATGAAGACGAGGCGGCTCTCCCGCTTCTCGTCCTCCTTCCAAGCGCGCTGGTGGTCGCCGTCGAGGATCATGTGGACGCCCTGGAAGACGAAGCGTTCGGGGTCGTCCTTGAAGGCGACGATGCCCTTGCAGCGCAGGATCTTCGGCCCCTCGACCTGGGTCAGGTCCTGGATCCACGGGAAGAACTTGTCGGGGTCGAGCGGCGTGTCGGTGCGCAGCGACACCGACTGCATGTGCTCGTCGTGATAGTGCTTCAGGCCGCCATGGCTCGGATGGTCGCAATCCGGCCCGCAGGCATGGTCGTGATCGTGGTGGTGATGGTCGTGCCCATGATCATGGCCATGATCGTGCCCGTGGTCATGATGATGATCATGCCCGTGGTGGCGGTCATGGTGGTGATCATGGTCGTGGTGATGATGACCATCGCCGCGGTCGAGGAAGGCCGGCTCGATCTCGAGGATGCGCTCGAGATCGAAGGCGCCGCGGGCCAGCACCGCATCGAGCGGCACGGCGCATTTCTGCGTCCGGTGCAGCACCGCATAGGGGTTGATGGCGCGGATGCGGGCCTCCACCTCGCGCAGCTGCGCAGGGGTCACGAGGTCGGTCTTGTTGAGCAGGATGACGTCGGCGAAGGCGATCTGGTTCTTCGCCTCCGGCGCATCCTTCAGGCGGTCGAGCAGCCACTTGGAATCGGCCACCGTCACCACCGCGTCGAGGAACGACTTGGCGCCGACCTCCTCGTCGACGAAAAAGGTCTGCGCCACCGGCGCCGGATCGGCGAGGCCGGTCGTCTCGACGATGATCGCGTCGAACTTGCCCTTGCGCCGCATCAGGCCCTCGATGATGCGGATCAGGTCGCCGCGCACGGTGCAGCAGATGCAGCCGTTGTTCATCTCGAAGACTTCCTCGTCGGCGCCGACAACGAGGTCATTGTCGATGCCGATCTCGCCGAACTCGTTGACGATGACGGCGAAGCGCTTGCCGTGGTTCTCGCTGAGGATGCGGTTGAGCAGCGTCGTCTTGCCGGCGCCGAGATAGCCGGTCAGCACGGTGACCGGGATCTTCTGCAGCTGGCTGGTCGTGAGCGAGGCGTCGGTCATGATCGTTCCATCGGCCGAAAGGGGCTGGCCATCATATAGGCGAGGGTTGGCCTGCGCGGAATGGGCTCTCAGCCCTGCACCAGGGCACCGGCGATCTGGCCGGCATTGTGCCGCATCATCGCGGCATAGGTGGCGGCGGGACCATCGGCCGGGGACAGGGCGTCGGAATAGAGCTTGCCGCCGATCCGGGCGCCGGTTTCCGCGGCAATGCGCTGGATGGCGCGGGGATCGGAGATGTTCTCCATGAACAGCGCCCGCACCTTGCGGTCGCGGATCTGGCGGATCACCGCGCCGATCTCGCGCGGCGAGGGCTCTGCCTCCGACGAGACGCCGCGCAGGGCGAGGAAGTCGACCTCATAGGCCCGGGCGAAATAGGCGAAGGCGTCATGGGTGGTGAGGATGCGGCGCTGGTCGCGCGGCACGGCGCCGATGCGGGCGCGGATCTCCTTGTCCAGCACATCCAGTTCGGCGGTGTAGGCCTGGGCCCGTGCCGCATAGGCACCGGCATTGGCGGCGTCGGCCGCCGC from Phreatobacter oligotrophus carries:
- a CDS encoding DUF1236 domain-containing protein, with protein sequence MKTILMASAIALAASTSAFAQAGESPTRVPDPTSVTGSVGVSVEQQRAVRTYWQAERPRATVLPNGVVVSRGAVLPEAVELRTFPAEVGITQYRYVVVGDNLYLVNPSDRRIVQVIE
- a CDS encoding CobW family GTP-binding protein, translated to MTDASLTTSQLQKIPVTVLTGYLGAGKTTLLNRILSENHGKRFAVIVNEFGEIGIDNDLVVGADEEVFEMNNGCICCTVRGDLIRIIEGLMRRKGKFDAIIVETTGLADPAPVAQTFFVDEEVGAKSFLDAVVTVADSKWLLDRLKDAPEAKNQIAFADVILLNKTDLVTPAQLREVEARIRAINPYAVLHRTQKCAVPLDAVLARGAFDLERILEIEPAFLDRGDGHHHHDHDHHHDRHHGHDHHHDHGHDHGHDHGHDHHHHDHDHACGPDCDHPSHGGLKHYHDEHMQSVSLRTDTPLDPDKFFPWIQDLTQVEGPKILRCKGIVAFKDDPERFVFQGVHMILDGDHQRAWKEDEKRESRLVFIGRDLPIDKIRKGFEGVTA